From Bradyrhizobium sp. NDS-1, the proteins below share one genomic window:
- a CDS encoding cytochrome P460 family protein codes for MTPIESKTKKHSYAMALTLAALLLVVLLTCLPYLVTIALAEGPAQGSGADASPIFGVTIPPGYKQWELIAPAEEAAPLDELRAVIGNQTAIDAYQAGKLPFPDGTILVKRAWKRKQSPEFASATIPGAATTVQVMVKDSRKYAATGGWGFGRFVNGKPVDEAQHRTCFACHEARAKSRDYVFTRLAP; via the coding sequence ATGACGCCCATCGAATCCAAAACGAAAAAGCACTCCTATGCCATGGCTCTCACCCTGGCCGCGCTCTTACTTGTCGTGCTCCTGACTTGCCTGCCGTATCTCGTCACGATCGCTCTTGCCGAGGGGCCGGCGCAAGGCAGCGGAGCCGACGCTTCGCCAATCTTCGGCGTCACCATTCCGCCCGGCTACAAGCAGTGGGAACTGATCGCGCCGGCCGAAGAGGCCGCGCCGCTCGACGAGCTTCGTGCCGTCATCGGCAACCAGACGGCCATCGACGCGTATCAAGCCGGCAAGCTTCCGTTCCCGGACGGTACCATTCTGGTCAAGCGCGCCTGGAAGCGGAAACAATCGCCGGAGTTCGCGTCCGCGACGATTCCCGGCGCCGCCACCACGGTTCAGGTGATGGTCAAGGATTCCAGGAAGTACGCCGCCACCGGCGGCTGGGGGTTTGGCCGCTTCGTCAACGGCAAGCCGGTCGACGAAGCCCAGCACCGCACCTGCTTTGCGTGCCATGAAGCGCGGGCCAAGAGTCGCGATTACGTCTTCACGCGGCTCGCGCCTTAA
- a CDS encoding SDR family NAD(P)-dependent oxidoreductase encodes MKTWFVSGASRGLGRAIVEAALEAGDRVLASARDPTPLEPLLGPFGERLQLATLDVTDEAAAHAAIGLAVATFGNLDVVVNNAGYGELGSVEDTSLDSFRRQIEANLIGTIIVTKAAIPVLRRQHRGHIVQVSSVGGRIGAPARAAYSAAKWGIEGFSESLAREMALIGVHVTIVEPGGFRTGFAQAAHAAGEGHPDYDAVVGAAVRMQRDYDGRQPGDPAKAAAVVLKLADMDRPPLRIALGSDAVDAIAVTDRLRLEELEKWRTLSVSTDY; translated from the coding sequence ATGAAGACTTGGTTCGTGAGCGGCGCCTCGCGTGGACTTGGTCGTGCCATCGTGGAGGCCGCACTCGAGGCGGGAGATCGCGTGCTCGCCTCGGCCCGGGACCCAACGCCGCTCGAGCCCTTGCTCGGCCCCTTCGGCGAACGGCTCCAGCTTGCAACGCTGGACGTCACCGACGAGGCGGCGGCGCATGCGGCCATCGGCCTTGCCGTAGCGACGTTTGGCAACCTCGATGTGGTGGTGAATAATGCCGGTTACGGCGAGCTCGGATCGGTGGAGGACACCAGCCTTGATTCGTTCCGTCGGCAGATCGAGGCGAACCTGATTGGCACCATCATCGTCACCAAGGCGGCGATCCCCGTGCTGCGCCGGCAGCACCGCGGGCACATCGTGCAAGTGTCATCCGTCGGAGGCCGCATCGGCGCTCCGGCACGCGCGGCCTATTCGGCCGCGAAATGGGGGATCGAGGGCTTTTCGGAGTCGCTGGCACGCGAGATGGCGTTGATCGGCGTGCACGTGACGATCGTCGAACCCGGCGGCTTCCGCACCGGCTTTGCCCAGGCCGCGCATGCGGCGGGCGAAGGACACCCGGATTACGACGCGGTCGTCGGCGCTGCGGTTAGGATGCAGCGCGACTACGATGGCCGCCAGCCCGGCGACCCCGCCAAGGCCGCAGCCGTCGTGTTGAAGCTTGCGGACATGGATCGTCCGCCTCTGCGGATCGCACTCGGCAGCGACGCCGTCGACGCCATCGCCGTGACGGATCGGCTCCGTCTCGAAGAGCTGGAGAAGTGGCGCACGCTCAGTGTCTCGACCGATTATTGA
- a CDS encoding hybrid sensor histidine kinase/response regulator, which translates to MLHDWGVIAAAFGYIGFLFLVASHGDRRSPAGRGRASGLIYPLSLAIYCTSWTFFGSVGFATRTSTDFLAIYLGPILMIGLGAGVLRRVIQLAKAHNITSIADFIGARYGKSQAVAATVALIAIIGSVPYIALQLKAVASSLATILSEDQAFSHIPILGDMALMVTLTMAAFAVLFGTRQTDATEHQHGLMLAVATESIIKLVAFLAAGIFVTFWMFSPQELIERAMKTPEAVRAINYSPSIGNFLTMTLLSLCAIMLLPRQFHVSVVENSSDAEVGRARWLFPLYLIAINLFVIPIALAGLVSFPFGTADPDMYVLALPMEGGADLLSVAIFVGGLSAATAMVIVECVALSIMVSNDLVVPLVLQRRPEGRAGGADFSDFLLRSRRLAIFAIMVMAYFYYRALGSTQLAAIGLLSFAAIAQLAPSFFGGLLWRRATARGAIGGMLVGFVVWLYTLFIPSFMDTSSTGILLLQHGPFGIEALRPQALFGADLPPLMHGVIWSLSLNILTYVLLSLARRPSSIELLQADLFVPDTLAPISPGFRRWRTTVTVQDIQTTVAQYLGPDRARHSFEAFSAQRNLRLEPGAPADFELLQHAEHLIASSIGAASSRLVMSLLLRKRTVSAKAALKLLDDSHAALHFNREILQTALNHVRQGIAVFDADLQLICSNRQFGDLLNVPLHILQFGSPLREILEFIGVAGPDDPVEREAMLERRLAAYTTDSEPYLERLPDRHMVIEVLTNRMPGGGFVITFTDVTPSFEAAEALERANATLEKRVRDRTEELTRLNSELALAKSAAEDASISKTRFLAAASHDILQPLNAARLYVTSLVERQHSGEETRLVENIDESLQAIEEILGALLDISRLDAGAMTTSISSFKMADLMRSLEIEFAPIARAKGLELAFVPCSLPVESDRLLLRRLLQNLISNAIKYTPRGRVLVGCRRQGAALKICVYDTGVGIPPVKRGEIFKEFHRLEQGARIARGLGLGLSIVERLARVLKHGIAIDGNKSGGSVFSVTVPTAKAITHTAAVTSATPLARTPISGALIVCIENDAAILDGMRTLLKAWDAEVIAVADPEGAIAAIEAAGRRVTGLLVDYHLDRGNGIAAIRDIRRRFGDTIPAILITADRSPAVQIAARDEKVAVLNKPVKPASLRALLGQWRTQQLVAAE; encoded by the coding sequence ATGCTGCACGATTGGGGCGTGATCGCCGCCGCCTTCGGCTATATCGGCTTCCTGTTCCTGGTGGCGAGCCATGGCGATCGCCGCTCGCCGGCCGGGCGCGGTCGTGCCTCCGGGCTGATCTATCCGCTGTCGCTGGCGATCTACTGCACCTCCTGGACCTTCTTCGGCTCGGTCGGCTTCGCCACCCGCACCTCGACCGACTTCCTCGCGATCTATCTCGGCCCGATCCTGATGATCGGGCTCGGCGCGGGCGTCCTGCGCCGCGTGATCCAGCTCGCGAAAGCCCACAACATCACCTCGATCGCCGATTTCATCGGAGCCCGCTACGGCAAGAGCCAGGCGGTGGCGGCGACGGTGGCGCTGATCGCGATCATCGGCTCGGTGCCCTACATCGCGCTCCAGCTCAAGGCGGTCGCCTCCTCGCTCGCGACGATCCTGAGCGAGGATCAGGCCTTCTCCCACATCCCGATTCTCGGCGACATGGCGCTGATGGTGACGCTGACGATGGCGGCCTTCGCGGTGCTGTTCGGCACGCGGCAGACCGACGCCACCGAGCACCAGCACGGATTGATGCTGGCGGTCGCGACCGAATCCATCATCAAGCTGGTCGCCTTCCTCGCCGCCGGCATCTTCGTCACCTTCTGGATGTTCTCGCCGCAGGAACTGATCGAGCGCGCGATGAAGACGCCGGAGGCGGTGCGCGCCATCAACTATTCGCCGTCGATCGGCAACTTCCTCACCATGACGCTGCTGTCGCTATGCGCGATCATGTTGCTGCCGCGCCAGTTCCACGTCAGCGTGGTCGAGAACTCCTCCGATGCCGAAGTCGGCCGCGCACGCTGGCTGTTCCCGCTCTACCTCATCGCCATCAATCTGTTCGTGATCCCGATCGCGCTCGCCGGCCTCGTCAGCTTCCCGTTCGGCACGGCCGACCCGGATATGTATGTGCTGGCGTTGCCGATGGAGGGCGGTGCGGACCTGCTCAGCGTCGCCATTTTCGTCGGCGGCCTGTCGGCGGCAACCGCGATGGTGATCGTCGAATGCGTCGCGCTCTCGATCATGGTCTCGAACGACCTCGTGGTGCCCCTGGTGCTGCAGCGACGGCCTGAGGGGCGCGCCGGCGGCGCCGATTTCAGCGACTTCCTGCTGCGCTCGCGGCGGCTCGCCATCTTCGCCATCATGGTGATGGCCTATTTCTACTACCGCGCGCTCGGCAGTACCCAGCTCGCGGCGATCGGCCTGCTCTCCTTTGCTGCCATCGCCCAGCTCGCGCCGAGCTTCTTCGGCGGGCTGCTGTGGCGGCGCGCGACCGCGCGCGGCGCGATCGGCGGGATGCTGGTCGGCTTCGTGGTGTGGCTCTATACGCTGTTCATTCCGAGCTTCATGGACACCTCGAGCACCGGAATCCTGCTGCTCCAGCATGGACCGTTCGGAATCGAGGCGCTGCGGCCGCAGGCGCTGTTCGGCGCCGATTTGCCGCCGCTGATGCACGGCGTCATCTGGTCGCTGTCGCTTAACATCCTGACCTATGTGCTGCTGTCGCTGGCGCGAAGGCCGTCGTCGATCGAGCTGTTGCAGGCCGACCTGTTCGTGCCCGACACGCTCGCGCCGATCTCTCCGGGTTTCCGCCGCTGGCGCACCACCGTCACCGTGCAGGACATCCAGACCACCGTCGCGCAATATCTCGGACCCGACCGCGCACGGCATTCCTTCGAGGCGTTCTCTGCGCAGCGCAATTTGCGGCTGGAGCCAGGGGCCCCCGCCGATTTCGAACTGTTGCAGCATGCCGAGCACCTGATCGCCTCCTCGATCGGCGCGGCCTCCTCGCGGCTGGTGATGTCACTGCTGCTGCGCAAACGGACGGTGTCGGCGAAGGCCGCACTCAAGCTGCTCGACGATTCGCACGCGGCCCTGCATTTCAACCGCGAGATCCTCCAGACCGCACTCAACCACGTACGCCAGGGCATCGCGGTGTTCGATGCCGACCTGCAACTGATCTGCTCGAACCGGCAGTTCGGCGATCTCCTCAACGTCCCCCTGCACATCCTCCAATTCGGCTCGCCCCTGCGCGAGATCCTGGAGTTCATCGGCGTGGCCGGTCCGGACGATCCGGTCGAGCGCGAAGCCATGTTGGAGCGGCGCCTGGCCGCCTACACCACCGACAGCGAGCCCTATCTCGAGCGCCTGCCGGACCGCCACATGGTGATCGAGGTGCTCACCAACCGCATGCCCGGCGGCGGTTTCGTCATCACCTTCACCGACGTCACGCCCAGCTTCGAGGCGGCCGAAGCGCTGGAGCGCGCCAACGCGACCCTGGAAAAGCGCGTGCGCGACCGCACCGAGGAATTGACGCGGCTGAACTCCGAACTGGCCCTGGCCAAGAGCGCGGCCGAAGACGCCAGCATCTCCAAGACGCGCTTCCTCGCCGCCGCCAGCCACGACATCCTCCAGCCGCTGAACGCGGCGCGGCTCTATGTCACGAGCCTGGTCGAGCGCCAACACAGCGGCGAGGAGACCCGGCTGGTCGAGAACATCGACGAATCCCTGCAGGCGATCGAAGAGATTCTCGGTGCGCTACTCGACATCTCCCGCCTCGACGCCGGAGCGATGACGACCTCGATCTCGAGCTTCAAGATGGCCGACCTGATGCGCTCGCTGGAGATCGAGTTCGCGCCGATCGCGCGCGCCAAGGGCCTGGAGCTCGCTTTCGTGCCCTGCTCGCTGCCGGTCGAGTCGGACCGCCTCCTGCTGCGGCGCCTGCTCCAGAACCTGATCTCCAACGCGATCAAATACACCCCTCGTGGCCGCGTGCTGGTCGGCTGCCGCCGCCAAGGCGCCGCGCTCAAGATCTGCGTCTACGACACCGGCGTCGGCATCCCGCCGGTCAAGCGCGGCGAGATCTTCAAGGAATTCCATCGCCTGGAGCAGGGCGCGCGGATCGCGCGCGGGCTGGGGCTCGGCCTCTCCATCGTCGAGCGCCTCGCGCGGGTGCTCAAGCACGGCATCGCCATCGACGGCAACAAGAGCGGCGGCTCGGTGTTCTCCGTGACGGTGCCGACGGCCAAGGCGATCACCCATACCGCCGCCGTGACCAGTGCGACGCCACTGGCGCGCACGCCGATCTCGGGCGCGTTGATCGTGTGCATCGAGAACGACGCGGCGATCCTCGACGGCATGCGCACGCTGCTGAAGGCCTGGGACGCCGAGGTGATCGCGGTCGCCGATCCGGAAGGCGCGATCGCCGCCATCGAGGCCGCCGGCAGACGCGTCACCGGCCTCTTGGTCGACTATCATCTCGACCGCGGCAATGGCATCGCCGCGATCCGCGACATTCGCCGTCGCTTCGGCGACACCATCCCCGCGATCCTGATCACCGCCGACCGCAGCCCCGCCGTGCAAATCGCCGCGCGCGACGAGAAGGTCGCGGTGCTCAACAAGCCGGTGAAACCAGCCTCACTCCGCGCCTTGCTCGGCCAGTGGCGCACGCAGCAGCTGGTCGCGGCGGAGTAG
- the hemA gene encoding 5-aminolevulinate synthase, producing MDYNQFFDSALDRLHAERRYRVFADLERTAGRFPHASWHSPKGKRDVVIWCSNDYLGMGQHPKVVGAMVETATRVGTGAGGTRNIAGTHHPLVQLEAELADLHGKEAALLFTSGYVSNQTGIPTIAKLIPNCLILSDELNHNSMIEGIRQSGCERVVFRHNDVAHLEALLKAADPNRPKLIVCESLYSMDGDVAPLAKICDLAEKYKAMTYVDEVHAVGMYGPRGGGIAERDGVMHRIDILEGTLAKAFGCLGGYIAANGQIIDAVRSYAPGFIFTTALPPAICSAATAAIKHLKTSSWERERHQDRAARVKAILDAAGLPVMSSDTHIVPLFVGDPEKCKQASDLLLEEHGIYIQPINYPTVAKGSERLRITPSPYHDDGLIDQLAEALLQVWDRLGLPLRAKSMAAE from the coding sequence ATGGATTACAACCAGTTCTTCGATTCCGCCCTCGATCGTCTCCACGCCGAGCGGCGCTACCGCGTGTTCGCGGACCTCGAGCGCACGGCCGGCCGATTCCCGCACGCGAGCTGGCACTCGCCCAAGGGCAAGCGCGACGTCGTGATCTGGTGCTCCAACGATTATCTCGGCATGGGCCAACACCCGAAGGTGGTCGGTGCCATGGTCGAGACCGCAACCCGCGTCGGCACCGGTGCCGGCGGCACCCGCAACATCGCCGGCACGCATCATCCGCTGGTCCAGCTCGAGGCCGAGCTCGCGGACCTTCACGGCAAGGAAGCCGCGCTGCTGTTCACCTCGGGCTATGTCTCGAACCAGACCGGCATCCCGACCATCGCAAAGCTCATTCCGAACTGCCTCATTCTGTCGGACGAGCTCAACCACAATTCGATGATCGAGGGCATCCGCCAGTCGGGCTGCGAGCGGGTCGTGTTCCGCCACAACGATGTTGCGCATCTCGAGGCGCTGTTGAAAGCGGCCGACCCGAACCGGCCGAAACTGATCGTCTGCGAGAGCCTCTATTCCATGGACGGCGACGTCGCCCCGCTCGCCAAGATCTGCGATCTCGCCGAGAAGTACAAAGCGATGACCTATGTCGACGAGGTCCACGCGGTCGGCATGTACGGCCCGCGTGGCGGCGGCATCGCCGAACGTGACGGCGTCATGCACCGCATCGACATTCTGGAAGGCACGCTGGCGAAAGCGTTCGGCTGCCTCGGCGGCTACATCGCCGCCAATGGCCAGATCATCGATGCCGTGCGCTCCTACGCGCCGGGCTTCATTTTCACGACCGCACTGCCGCCGGCGATCTGCTCGGCCGCGACCGCCGCGATCAAGCATCTGAAGACCTCGAGCTGGGAGCGCGAGCGCCACCAGGATCGTGCCGCCCGCGTCAAGGCGATCCTCGACGCCGCCGGCCTGCCTGTGATGTCGAGCGACACCCACATCGTGCCGCTGTTCGTCGGCGATCCCGAGAAGTGCAAGCAGGCCTCCGACCTCCTACTCGAAGAGCACGGCATCTACATCCAGCCGATCAACTATCCGACGGTCGCCAAGGGCAGCGAGCGGTTGCGCATCACGCCCTCGCCCTATCACGACGACGGCCTGATCGATCAGCTCGCCGAAGCCCTGCTGCAGGTATGGGACCGCCTCGGCCTGCCGCTGCGCGCGAAGTCGATGGCGGCGGAGTAG
- a CDS encoding MBL fold metallo-hydrolase: MSSKTDTVQSSAEALRYPWDQHPGPEEIVEVRPGVLWARLKLPFRLNHVNIYLLADGDGYAMVDTGFGNEETIEAWTKLFDGPLKGITITRLIVTHSHPDHVGLAGWVVERFNCPLVMSQVEYLQSVYHQNRGTAERQEAQRLFFRRHGMDESLTEKLLGRGQDYLKRVSVLPPSYRRISHGDDVVIGTRRFKVITGGGHALDQVMLYCADDKLFLSADQVLSKISPNVSVWAVEPDQNSLGEYLASLASLTTTLPYDVLVLPGHGVPFYGLKTRIKQLADHHEERCRLIAEACREVPQTSRALVPVVFNKHVLDEHQMGFAAGELVAHVNYMIVEGRLTAETKDGVLQFRTT, translated from the coding sequence ATGAGTTCAAAAACCGACACCGTGCAGTCCTCCGCCGAGGCCCTGCGCTACCCCTGGGACCAGCACCCCGGTCCCGAAGAGATCGTCGAGGTCCGGCCCGGCGTGTTGTGGGCACGGCTCAAGCTGCCGTTCCGCCTCAACCACGTGAACATCTACCTGCTCGCCGATGGCGACGGCTATGCGATGGTGGATACCGGCTTCGGCAACGAGGAGACGATCGAGGCCTGGACGAAGCTGTTCGACGGACCGCTGAAGGGCATCACCATCACGCGCCTGATCGTCACCCATTCCCATCCCGACCATGTCGGACTTGCGGGCTGGGTCGTCGAGCGGTTCAACTGCCCGCTGGTGATGTCGCAGGTCGAATATCTGCAGTCGGTCTATCACCAGAACCGCGGCACCGCCGAGCGGCAGGAAGCGCAGCGGCTGTTCTTCCGCCGCCATGGCATGGACGAGTCGCTCACCGAAAAGCTGCTGGGCCGCGGCCAGGATTATCTCAAGCGCGTCTCTGTGCTGCCGCCCTCCTACCGCCGCATCTCCCACGGCGACGACGTCGTGATCGGCACACGCCGCTTCAAGGTGATCACCGGCGGCGGCCATGCGCTCGACCAGGTGATGCTGTATTGCGCCGACGACAAGCTGTTCCTCTCCGCCGACCAGGTGCTGAGCAAGATCTCGCCCAATGTCAGCGTCTGGGCGGTCGAGCCGGACCAGAACTCGCTCGGCGAATATCTGGCCTCGCTTGCCAGCCTCACCACGACGCTCCCCTACGACGTGCTGGTGCTGCCCGGTCACGGCGTGCCGTTCTACGGACTGAAGACCCGCATCAAGCAGCTCGCTGACCACCATGAAGAGCGCTGCCGCCTGATCGCGGAAGCCTGCCGAGAGGTGCCGCAGACCTCGCGCGCCCTGGTGCCCGTCGTGTTCAACAAGCACGTGCTCGACGAGCACCAGATGGGATTCGCCGCCGGCGAGCTGGTCGCGCACGTCAACTACATGATCGTCGAGGGCCGGCTGACGGCGGAGACGAAGGACGGCGTGCTGCAGTTCCGGACGACGTGA
- a CDS encoding methyl-accepting chemotaxis protein → MAIRLSLSGSLGRMRPRLKMPTWGVRGSLFAAFAVIAGMGLVISAGAGLVLQNLGGRMNELSGRDIPRLAASLQLSALSASLAAQGPALLAAQTEEALKERTAKLKELQEQTQKKLNEIIELGGDKTVVSGLSETMKSINEAAQSLAKAARERLDIAALHDKQYDALRSAQGAFVGAASPAMLDAQTRVNAILGSADLSAADASDAAQTVGQLGNVVASGNLAAANMSAALSANTSDKLDDIQKEFKTAQGRLRSNLDLLPDNQGNKMLRETAEKLLALGTGKTGVFNLREKELDSVDYGQTILDETRKLNVGLGISVQQLVEGVQKETNASTFQAQQEISLATTAMLALGAMMLVGSALFVWLYVGRNILRRITGLQRAMQRLSAGDLDTEIPRARQNDEIGAMTDTLTVFRDSMIEARALAAEQDKDRIAKAERAARMEAKIAEFENTVRSALDNLAQSANSMQSTAQSMSTTADQSNALVNAVASAAEETSVNVQTVSSGTEQLSSSIEEISRQVVTSAAIAKKAVDEAGATDATVQSLADSASRISVVVDLIQTIASQTNLLALNATIEAARAGEAGRGFAVVASEVKSLASQTAKATEEIRSQIASMQNITTSAVGAIQGIGRIIGEIDGVTTTIAAAVEEQGAATREIARNIQHAAGGTSEVSSNIVGVSTASAEAGAAANEVLGASDALRREADLLRGEIDAFLNNMRAA, encoded by the coding sequence ATGGCGATCCGTCTCAGCCTTAGCGGCTCACTTGGCCGAATGCGGCCCCGTCTCAAAATGCCGACCTGGGGCGTGCGTGGCAGCCTGTTCGCGGCCTTCGCGGTGATCGCGGGCATGGGCCTCGTGATCTCGGCCGGCGCGGGCCTCGTGCTGCAAAATCTCGGCGGACGCATGAACGAGCTGAGCGGGCGGGACATTCCGCGCCTCGCCGCCAGTCTGCAATTATCGGCACTGAGCGCGAGCCTTGCGGCACAGGGGCCGGCCCTGCTTGCGGCTCAGACCGAGGAAGCCCTGAAGGAGCGCACCGCGAAGCTCAAGGAGTTGCAGGAGCAGACGCAGAAGAAGCTCAACGAGATCATCGAGCTCGGCGGCGACAAGACCGTCGTCTCCGGACTCAGCGAGACGATGAAGAGCATCAACGAGGCGGCCCAGAGCCTGGCCAAGGCCGCCCGCGAGCGGCTGGACATCGCCGCCCTTCACGACAAGCAGTATGACGCGCTGCGCAGCGCGCAGGGCGCCTTCGTCGGCGCGGCCAGCCCGGCGATGCTCGACGCGCAAACCCGAGTCAACGCCATTCTCGGCTCGGCCGATTTGTCCGCCGCGGACGCCTCCGACGCCGCGCAGACCGTCGGCCAGCTCGGCAACGTCGTCGCCAGCGGCAATCTCGCAGCCGCCAACATGAGCGCGGCGCTGTCGGCCAACACCAGCGACAAGCTCGACGACATCCAGAAGGAATTCAAGACGGCACAGGGCCGCCTGCGCTCCAACCTCGATCTGTTGCCGGACAATCAGGGCAACAAGATGCTGCGCGAAACGGCGGAGAAGCTGCTCGCGCTCGGCACCGGCAAGACCGGCGTGTTCAATCTGCGCGAGAAGGAGCTCGATTCCGTCGACTACGGCCAGACCATCCTGGACGAGACCCGCAAGCTCAATGTCGGCCTCGGCATCAGCGTGCAGCAGCTCGTCGAGGGCGTGCAGAAAGAGACCAACGCCTCGACCTTCCAGGCACAGCAGGAGATCTCGCTCGCGACGACCGCGATGCTGGCCCTTGGGGCCATGATGCTGGTCGGCTCGGCGTTGTTCGTCTGGCTCTATGTCGGCCGCAACATCCTGCGCCGGATCACCGGCCTGCAGCGCGCCATGCAGCGGCTCTCGGCCGGCGATCTCGACACGGAGATCCCGCGCGCCAGGCAAAATGACGAGATCGGCGCGATGACCGACACGTTGACAGTGTTCCGCGACAGCATGATCGAAGCCCGCGCGCTCGCCGCCGAGCAGGACAAGGACCGAATCGCCAAGGCCGAGCGGGCCGCGCGCATGGAAGCGAAGATCGCCGAATTCGAGAATACGGTGCGCTCCGCGCTCGACAATCTGGCGCAGTCGGCCAATTCCATGCAATCGACGGCTCAGAGCATGTCGACCACCGCCGACCAGTCCAACGCACTGGTCAACGCGGTCGCCTCCGCCGCCGAGGAGACCTCGGTCAACGTGCAGACCGTATCGTCGGGCACCGAGCAGCTGTCGTCCTCGATCGAGGAGATCAGCAGGCAGGTCGTCACTTCGGCTGCGATCGCCAAGAAGGCGGTCGACGAGGCCGGCGCCACCGACGCAACGGTGCAGAGCCTTGCCGACAGCGCAAGCCGCATCAGCGTCGTGGTCGATCTGATCCAGACCATCGCCTCGCAGACCAACCTGCTCGCGCTCAACGCCACCATCGAGGCGGCGCGTGCCGGCGAGGCCGGCCGCGGCTTTGCAGTGGTCGCCTCCGAGGTGAAGAGTCTCGCGAGCCAGACCGCCAAGGCGACGGAGGAAATCCGCAGCCAGATCGCCAGCATGCAGAACATCACGACATCGGCGGTCGGCGCCATCCAGGGCATCGGCCGGATCATCGGCGAGATCGACGGCGTGACCACGACGATCGCGGCCGCGGTCGAGGAGCAGGGCGCCGCCACCCGCGAGATCGCGCGCAACATCCAGCATGCGGCCGGCGGCACCAGCGAAGTCTCCAGCAACATCGTCGGGGTCTCCACCGCCTCGGCCGAAGCCGGCGCCGCCGCGAACGAAGTGCTGGGCGCCTCCGACGCGCTGCGGCGCGAAGCCGACCTGCTGCGCGGAGAGATCGACGCCTTCCTCAACAACATGCGGGCGGCCTGA
- a CDS encoding outer membrane protein, producing the protein MKKILFATVALLVVGAAAPAVGADLGNRNYYKTPAPAYAAPIYNWTGFYVGGHIGGAFSSDNNFNGLSTGNNGNGRFLGGVQVGGDWQFHPNFLVGVEGQYSWLSGSVGAVFPGGIAYTNDQRGLGSITGRVGYTWGPGLIYVKGGYAYSDNNEKVTVGGVPTAFVITGDHRNGYTVGAGLEYMFAPNWSAKAEYQYYNFGDASFTAGPLVGTGSFTTDDHTIKAGVNYRFNWAAPTVARY; encoded by the coding sequence ATGAAGAAGATTCTGTTTGCGACCGTTGCGCTGCTCGTGGTGGGCGCTGCTGCGCCGGCCGTCGGTGCCGATCTCGGCAACCGCAACTATTACAAGACGCCCGCGCCGGCCTATGCCGCGCCGATCTACAACTGGACCGGCTTCTACGTCGGCGGCCATATCGGCGGCGCCTTCTCCAGCGACAACAATTTCAACGGCCTCTCCACCGGCAACAACGGCAACGGCCGTTTCCTCGGCGGCGTGCAGGTCGGTGGTGACTGGCAGTTCCATCCGAATTTCTTGGTCGGCGTCGAGGGCCAGTATTCCTGGCTATCCGGCAGCGTCGGCGCGGTGTTTCCGGGCGGCATCGCCTACACCAACGACCAGCGCGGCCTCGGCTCGATCACCGGCCGCGTCGGCTACACCTGGGGCCCCGGTCTGATCTACGTGAAGGGCGGCTATGCCTACTCGGACAACAACGAGAAGGTGACCGTCGGCGGCGTGCCGACCGCCTTCGTGATCACTGGCGATCACCGCAACGGCTACACCGTCGGCGCTGGTCTCGAATACATGTTCGCCCCGAACTGGTCGGCCAAGGCCGAGTACCAGTACTACAATTTCGGCGACGCGAGCTTCACCGCCGGTCCGCTCGTAGGGACCGGCAGCTTCACCACCGACGATCACACCATCAAGGCGGGCGTCAACTACCGCTTCAACTGGGCAGCCCCGACTGTGGCGCGCTACTGA